From the genome of Haloterrigena sp. KLK7, one region includes:
- a CDS encoding zinc ribbon domain-containing protein, which produces MTILLAGTVLLLCLLPSLVFLGFWYGLGRMHRSSLLARTSARAGETDPTVTWNDIVDAYTDPRQSLFSASVESQSSIRDGRCQTCATGNDSVASFCHDCLRKLE; this is translated from the coding sequence ATGACCATCCTTCTCGCCGGAACGGTCCTGTTGCTCTGCCTCCTCCCGTCGCTCGTCTTCCTCGGGTTCTGGTACGGGCTGGGTCGCATGCACCGGAGTTCGCTGCTCGCTCGCACGAGCGCTCGCGCGGGAGAGACCGACCCGACGGTCACGTGGAACGATATCGTCGACGCGTACACGGACCCCCGACAGAGCCTCTTTTCGGCGTCAGTCGAGTCGCAGTCGTCGATTCGTGACGGCCGGTGTCAGACGTGTGCGACGGGGAACGACTCGGTCGCCTCGTTCTGCCACGATTGCCTCCGAAAACTCGAGTGA
- a CDS encoding fumarylacetoacetate hydrolase family protein, with protein MKYVRFRDPAGAVRRGEYEDGYVHFGNESYALEDDAIDVLPPCEPSKIVCIGRNYADHADEMGSDVPDRPLLFLKPPNAVAGHGDTVTAPAGKERIDYEAELGVVIGEQCRHVPVSDAMDVVEGFTCLDDVSNREDQNQEQNWIRGKAFDGAAPMGPVLATPDEVPADATVASRVNGELKQEGSREQLIFPIPELIAEITSYMTLEPGDVIATGTPEGVGPLEDGDEVEIEVEGVGTLEHSIRRP; from the coding sequence ATGAAATACGTTCGATTCCGCGATCCGGCCGGTGCCGTTCGCCGCGGCGAGTACGAGGACGGCTACGTCCACTTCGGGAACGAGAGCTACGCCCTCGAGGACGACGCGATCGACGTCCTCCCGCCCTGCGAGCCGTCGAAGATCGTCTGCATCGGACGCAACTACGCCGACCACGCCGACGAGATGGGCTCCGACGTCCCGGACCGCCCGCTCCTCTTCCTGAAACCGCCGAACGCGGTCGCGGGCCACGGCGACACCGTCACCGCGCCCGCCGGCAAGGAGCGCATCGACTACGAGGCCGAGCTCGGCGTCGTCATCGGCGAGCAGTGTCGCCACGTCCCCGTCTCCGACGCGATGGACGTCGTCGAGGGCTTCACCTGCCTCGACGACGTCTCGAACCGGGAGGACCAGAACCAGGAACAGAACTGGATCCGCGGGAAGGCCTTCGACGGCGCCGCGCCGATGGGACCGGTGCTGGCGACGCCGGACGAGGTACCAGCGGACGCCACCGTCGCGTCCCGCGTCAACGGCGAGCTCAAGCAGGAGGGCTCCCGCGAGCAGCTCATCTTCCCCATCCCGGAACTGATCGCCGAGATCACGTCCTACATGACCCTCGAGCCGGGCGACGTCATCGCGACCGGGACGCCCGAGGGCGTCGGTCCCCTCGAGGACGGCGACGAGGTCGAGATCGAGGTCGAGGGCGTCGGGACGCTCGAACACAGCATTCGGCGACCCTGA
- a CDS encoding MBL fold metallo-hydrolase, which produces MTVRFGAVTVDWLGLATIRLEGRTGAVVYVDPGPEEYDALEGEPRDGDLILVSHDHHYDPDSIRRVAREDALVLVHESIDAAEIDRVDEGPADLPYDVERVRDDESFVLGPLDLFTTPAYNDPAGPHVDESGSPYHLEGQGCGFGITIDGVTAFWPGDTDALPVHEGLDIDLFLPPIGGTFTMDRREAAALAERLEPDLVLPVHYGAFEAIETDADAFVVDVANRGVPVVLDDSESQ; this is translated from the coding sequence ATGACCGTTCGATTCGGCGCGGTGACCGTCGACTGGCTCGGCCTCGCGACGATCCGCCTCGAGGGCCGGACCGGCGCCGTCGTCTACGTCGATCCGGGCCCGGAGGAGTACGACGCGCTCGAGGGCGAGCCGCGGGACGGCGATCTGATACTGGTCTCTCACGACCACCACTACGATCCCGACTCGATCCGACGGGTGGCCAGGGAGGACGCCCTCGTGCTGGTCCACGAATCGATCGACGCCGCCGAGATCGACCGCGTCGACGAGGGGCCCGCGGACCTGCCCTACGACGTCGAGCGCGTCCGGGACGACGAGTCCTTCGTCCTCGGACCGCTGGACCTGTTCACGACGCCCGCCTACAACGACCCCGCGGGGCCACACGTCGACGAGAGCGGTTCGCCGTACCACCTCGAGGGGCAGGGCTGCGGCTTCGGAATCACGATCGACGGCGTCACCGCCTTCTGGCCCGGCGACACCGACGCGCTCCCCGTCCACGAGGGGCTGGATATCGATCTGTTCCTCCCGCCGATCGGCGGCACGTTCACGATGGACCGCCGCGAGGCCGCGGCGCTGGCCGAGCGGCTCGAGCCGGATCTCGTCCTCCCGGTCCACTACGGCGCGTTCGAGGCGATCGAGACCGACGCGGACGCGTTCGTCGTCGACGTCGCGAACCGCGGCGTGCCGGTCGTCCTCGACGACTCGGAGTCGCAGTAA